A portion of the Bdellovibrio bacteriovorus genome contains these proteins:
- the fliG gene encoding flagellar motor switch protein FliG produces the protein MKLHKSDNIEYEHLKGFDKAAILINYLGRDAVKVLLRRMDDADIRKLINQMSKLRVVPVHVTKRVLEEFYEMISETEDYIFSESISAKDTIVDALGEERARGILGGLNINAGGSRSLESLEMVDAKSLATFLVNEHPQTVAVILAHLEPEKKGEVLKRLPEALQAEVVLRMANLEHVDPELIAEIDRVLKNQLSNTATVEQAALGGVQPVAEMLNVMDKNTETAIMSRLEEKDPLLAEEIRKLMFVFDDIAKIDDRGIQALLKEVPNEKLLLALKTASEDIRNKILKNISARAAEMLREDLANMGPSRLSDVEGAQQEIVNVARRLEAEGKILIARGGSEDAMV, from the coding sequence ATGAAACTTCATAAATCGGATAATATCGAATACGAACATTTGAAGGGCTTTGATAAAGCCGCGATCCTGATTAATTATCTTGGCCGTGATGCGGTGAAAGTTTTATTGCGCCGTATGGATGACGCAGACATTCGAAAACTTATCAACCAAATGAGCAAATTGCGTGTCGTTCCGGTTCACGTGACTAAACGTGTCCTAGAAGAGTTCTATGAAATGATATCAGAGACTGAAGATTATATTTTCTCTGAAAGTATCTCCGCTAAGGACACGATCGTGGATGCTCTGGGAGAAGAGCGCGCCCGTGGTATCCTGGGCGGTTTGAATATCAATGCCGGTGGATCTCGCTCGTTAGAATCCTTAGAGATGGTGGATGCGAAGTCGTTAGCGACCTTCTTAGTGAATGAACATCCACAAACCGTTGCCGTTATCTTGGCGCACTTAGAGCCAGAGAAAAAAGGTGAGGTCCTTAAACGTCTTCCTGAAGCCTTGCAAGCCGAAGTGGTTCTGCGTATGGCGAACTTAGAACACGTCGATCCAGAGCTTATCGCGGAAATCGATCGCGTTTTGAAAAATCAATTATCAAATACAGCTACGGTCGAACAAGCAGCACTGGGCGGGGTTCAGCCTGTCGCCGAAATGCTCAACGTTATGGACAAAAACACGGAAACGGCGATCATGTCGCGCTTGGAAGAAAAAGATCCTCTTCTTGCCGAAGAGATCCGCAAGCTTATGTTCGTCTTCGACGATATCGCGAAAATCGACGACCGTGGTATTCAAGCTCTTCTCAAAGAGGTTCCGAACGAAAAACTTCTTTTGGCCCTCAAAACAGCCAGCGAAGATATTCGCAACAAGATCCTCAAAAATATCTCCGCCCGTGCGGCCGAGATGTTGCGCGAAGACTTGGCGAATATGGGACCTTCTCGTTTGTCCGACGTCGAAGGAGCTCAACAAGAGATCGTCAATGTGGCTCGTCGCTTAGAAGCCGAAGGAAAAATCTTAATCGCTCGTGGTGGTTCAGAAGATGCAATGGTCTAA